From the genome of Nicotiana sylvestris chromosome 1, ASM39365v2, whole genome shotgun sequence:
aatacttaaaaatggtaagtcagtagcaagcatcaagtaggtcatggatactcaaaaatacctcttctagtagtcatactaatcattgtttgctttcaaatgatacgaccataaattatgaagtatactttctcaatagctggtttgttttccaaatttcaaagaagtaattaatcaacctagataaagatgtgaagtatttcttgttttcttcaagatgatttatgcttctaatcagtatgaccaattttattttatttttaattttttttattcctttttttggtaccatatgcaagtgtaaaaagtttggtactatatgcaagtgtaaaaagGATATAGCATAGATATTCTGATGCACAGGATAATCAAGATGTGGTTCCTTTATTACTTTTTACCTTTCCCCATAAATTAGCTGAACTAAATCCAAAGAAGGATAATTGCATAgatattgtatatatttttgaATTCTCGTTTGCTAAATGCTTGAAATGATTTTTGGCCACGATCTTCTCTCCATGTTGTATGATTTGCGTGCCAAATTTTTGTGTCGTCTGTACTGATGGTTTTTGGCACTGGTATTGCTTTGAAGTTTGAagatactttaaattaatttcccACACCTGCAATAAAAAAAGGAGGAAATAAATCATGGGCTTTAGTCAAGAGGGGAGGATgcgacgacccggccggtcgttttaagaatttaggcttgaaatgccgaaagttgaatttttgaagtttctggttcgataatgagattttgatccgagggtcggaatgaaattccaaaagttggagtagctccgtagtgtttaatgtgacgtgtgcaaaatttcaggtcattcggacgaggtttgatagaccttttgatcgaaagcgtatttttagagtttttggaattcttaggcttgaatccgatgaaaaataggtgttttgatgttgttttgaccgttctgaaggttggaacaagttttaatgatgttttaggattggttggcatgtttggttgaggtcccaggggcctcgggtgtctttcgaatgctcaacgggtcatttttgaacttagagaattgcagaaaaatgttgcagcagtcagttctggtttccttcttcgcgtttgcaaGTGGGGTCTCACATTCGTGAAGAGGAGCTGGGGATGTTGAGGAATTAacgcttcgcattcgcgaaggagcTTACGCGTTCGTGAGGCTGAGGGACTTTGTGCCTACACATTCGCGAAGgcagtctcgcgttcgcgtaggggaaGAGAAATGATCATCGGGTTCGCGGCTCAggcatcgcgtttgcgaagagggAGACTGGCGTGTGGAACTTTAGTGCATTTCACTCTCGACcgtagcctcgcgttcgcgaagaagaacgcgcctgggcagaatgtttaagttcaaaatcgagggtttagccatttttatcaaaacttaagcttgggagctcggatttgagcgaaattttgagggattttcagagatatcgatcgggtaacgattcttaactccttttttcttgtaACTCATTAATACAAacgtgaattcatcatttaatttcggattggagatgaaaattagggaaaagttagaagaaagttcttagacctagaattcgacttttgattgggaatttgaccttagatttggataattttggtatgcatgaactcgggagagtgtgaggattctgaaaatataaattttacccggtttcgagacgtgggcccaaggggtgttttagttattttacctaatttcgcgtattagcttagaatttctttgtagaatcagttacttgaagtgttatttacgttatgaaattgaattgaatagatttgggccatttggagtcgagtactcgtggcaagagcgtggtttcagattgattattgagccagttcgaggtaaatggcatgtctaaccttgtgggggggaccttccccttaggattggtatatttggtaattgaaatgccttgtacgtgaggtgacgagtgcgtacttgtgctaattattggaaatccggttttcattaagtaatcactagtatgttcctttcctgtttttattacttgcattattaagcctgttgttagcttaggaaagcatgtctaagtgacttaattgttttatttgctcaacctaccttacttgaattatgtgcagcataCTAGGCTAGAATcatttgttgccttaatatgaaattttgtcatttctgtatattttgctgttgctgctgcatatttatttgggactacagatgtgggattccggtagctcccccttgtatgtttattttgggactacggatgtgggattctaatagttcccccttgtctgtttattttgggactaccgATGTGGGATGCCGGTATATCCCCCTgcacaattatatggaactacagaaatgcacccagtagattccccccgtattgggtatttacatttgggactacggaacaggattccggtagatccccgcgcactatgagttggactatcctggaagatccattggatatgtatatatggggctacaggatggtatcctggtagatccctggttgttattttggtgctaagTCGCATTTCTTTCCGCGTTTTGCCTTGTGTCTGTAATAATTGTTGTTGTCCCTTTTTATATCCTGTGCTACTTTCactgttgtatttatttatattgttctgttctacactgtcaaaatttatactttatttaacctcagtagggccctgaccttcctcgttactacccgatcgaggttaggcttggcacctactgagtaccgttgtagtgtactcatgctgcttctacgcatgtttttcatgtgcagatccaaatACTGCAACTCAGTCCTACCACCTGTGAGGCGAggtgactgctctagagacttcgaggtacatctgccacgtccatagaccgaggagtccctttctatacTAGCTTTtaacatttgcccttctgtattttttttccttgttagatattctggagttagacattgtagatatccaaaggcttgtggttccgtgagttttcggttcttgggatagtgtacttgattctgagaatgttgtgttgtatatgccgagcggcattttaactATTGTTTTCATTCAGTTATTTTgtcttttgattatttcttccgcaagtttcgtttatgttcagcatttgttaggcttagctagtcgtagaggactaggtgctgtctcgatggttcacggagggtgaaccggggtcatgacaagttgttATCAAAGctataggttcataggagtcatggatcacaagccggtttattaaagTTTCGCTGATCGGTACGAAAACATCTGTaattatctacgagaggctatgtaactgttaggaaaattccactttatttgatttccttgtcgtgcgatattttgacatcacaattctaaacttctgtcttttattctctcatagatggtgagtaCACATGCTACCCGAGATTATCAGGCACTCGTGCCCCCTATTGCAACCGTCAGATaccggggctggggtagaggccgaggacgcgcacgtggtgcagccagagcacttacgcgagctgccgccgaggtaccaccagcagttccagccggagtccaggcacctgacacgcctactgctacaactactccagctcttcaggagactctagcacAATTCATAAGCATGTACACCACtatggctcaggcagggttgcttccccttgctgcagctacatctcaggccgggggaggagcacagactcccgccgctcgtacCCCTGAGTAGCGAGtacatgttgagcaggtccctgagattattcttgtaccgcttgcagtgccagttcagcccgagggcaGGGCAAcggcttccgaggaggagcaactaaggcttgagaggttcaagccTCTTATATTCAAcggtctagcatcagaggatgctctaggatttctagatgagagttaccgcattctccgtaccatgggtatatccgGATCGAGCGAGGTTttcttcactaccttccagcttcaaggagccAATTATGAGTGGTGGCGCATTTATGAGTTACACAGtctggatgaggctgcttcactgacttagactcagttttcagatctgttcttgagagtgtatgttcctcagagcctcagggacgcatggcgcgcagagtttgagcatttacgctagggtactatgactatcTCATATTATGCAGTctattacactagtttggctagtcatgcaccagccttggtttctactgttcgcgagagggtttaccggtttattgagggccttattcccatcATCAGgttagcatggctcgtgagttggagatggatatttcttatcagcaggtgcgggcatttctaggaggattgagggtatgcatgccagggagagagagaggagagagaggccaagaggtctcgaaagtcgggccatttctctagtgcccgtgccccagctccAGGTCGTCAttgtaggggttatatgagtcgccctgttctttcagctcttccagcagccagtagtattccagctcctcctagacctcaagagccttattatgcaccatcGGTATCTAGCACGCCTTCTGTGCGGGGTGCTTTCCGGGGTTAGTCCaagacctggcccgagctagtcacagctaccacgtcctcccagagcttgttttgagtgtggtgacacacgtcatatggtgagggatttccccagacttgggaggggtgcacctccacagacttcttagcCACAGTGTGCctcacagagttctcaggctatggttacagctccagttaccccacttgctcagccagctagaagtggaggtcggggaggtagaggtcgccctagggGGGAGGGCAGGCCAGATACTATTCCTttcctacccgtaccgaggttgttgcctctgattctgtcatcacaagtattatactggtttgtcatagagatgcatcggttctattcgatctagtctctacttactcttatgtgtcttcttattttgatccgcatttgggtgtatctcgggattctttgagttctcctgtttatgtttctactcctatgggagattctcttattgtggaccacgtttatcggtcgtgtttggtttcttttagtagttttgagaccaaagccgatttattgttactcagcatggttgactttgatattttcttgggcatggactggttgtcgccccattatgctactcttgattgtcacgccaaaaccgtgatgctagctatgccaggcgtaccgcgtgttgagtggaggggtactttagatcacactcccagtagagttatttcttttcttaaagcacagcgtatggttgagaagggtgtgacgcatatttagcttatgtgagagatatcagtattgatacccctttagttgattcagttccagtagaacgggattttcccgatgtgtttccagctgaccttccaggcatgctgcctgatagagatattgattttggcattgatctattgccaagcactcagcccatttctattcctccatattgtatggctccttctaagttgaaggagttgaaggatcagttacaggaatttcttgataagggttttattcggcccagtgtatcaccttggggtgctcctgtcttgtttgtgaagaaaaaggatggttctatgcgtatgtgtattgattatcgcccgctaaacaaggttacagtgaagaactgttatcctttgcctcgtattgatgatctatttgaccagcttcagggctctaagattgatttgcgctcaggttaccatcagttgaagattcgggagccatatatcccgaagactgctttcaggactcggtatggtcattatgagttccttgttatgtcatttgggctgaccaattccccaacaacctttatgcatttgatgtacagtgtgttccggccgtatcttgactcattcatcattgtctttattgatgatattctggtatattcccggagtcgggaagatcatgagcagcacctgagggttgtgcttcagactctaagagagaagaagttatatgctaagttctagaaatgtgagttttggttggattcagttgcattcttaggccatgtggtatcgagtgaggatATTCAaatggatctgaagaagatagaggctgtGCAGAGTtgcccagaccatccttagctacCGAGATCTTCAGTTTCCTTGGcctggcgggttactaccgttgttttgtggaggcattttcatcaattgcagccctatgaccaggttgacccataagggtgctccgttccagtggacagaggagtgtgaggcgagctttcaaaagctcaagacagctttgactacagccccatttttgatattgcctacaggttcagggtcttatacggtctattgtaatgcctcgaggattggcctcagagcggtgttgatataggacggtagggtgattgcctacacgtccagacagttgaagatacatgagaagaactaccctgttcacgaccttgagttagttgccattgttcacaccctgaagatctggcgccattctttatacggtgtgccttgtgagatttatactgatcatcagagcttgcagcacttgttcgagcaaaaggatctaaattcgCACCAaatgaggtggttagagttgccgaaagactatgacatcactattttgtatcacccgggcaaggacaatgtggtagccgatgcttttagtcaccgggcagagagtttggggagtttggcttatttaccagcatcggagaggcctatggcgatggatgttcaagtcttagccagccagtttgtgagattggatctttcggatcccagtcaggttctagcttgcgtagtttctcggtcttccttatttgatcgtatcagggagcagcagtatgatgaccctcatttgcttgtcctcaaggataaggtccagaatggtgatgccagagatatgactattggtgattatagggtattgaggatgcagggtcggatttgtgtacccaatgttgatgggcttcgagagttgcttctagaggaggcccatagctcgtggtatttcattcatccgactgccgtgaagatgtattaggatttgaggcagcattactggtggagatggatgaagaaagatatagttggatttgtagctcggtgcctcaactgttagTAGGTGAAGTGTGAGCTCCAAAGACCaggtgggttacttcagcagatagagatttcggagtggaagtgagagcggatcaccatggactttgtagttgggctcccacggactttgagaaagttcgatgctatttgggtgatttatggatcggctgatcaagtccgctcactttattcctgtgtgtactacttattcctcagagcggttggcagagatctatatccgggatattgttcgtctacatggtattctAGTGttcatcattttagatagaggtactcagttcacattacggttctggagggccgttcagcatgagttgggtactcgggttgagttgattacaacatttcaccctcagacggatggacagtccgagcacactattcagattcttacggatatgctctgtgtgtgtgtgattgagtttggagggtcttgggattaattcttgccattggcggagtttgcttacaacaacagctatcagtccagcattcagatagcACTGTATGATgttttatatggtagacggtgtagatccccggtgggttggcttgagccaggtgaggccaaattattgggcacagacttggttcaggatgctttggagaagttcaaggtgattcaagatagactaCGTACAGcctagtctagacagaagagttacatggacgaaaggttcgtgatgttttttatatggttggagagcgggttctgcttcgagtttcgcctatgaagggcattatgagatttgggaagaaaggaaagttgagtccaaggtttattggcccttttgagatattgaggcatgttggggaggttgcttatgagcttgctatACCTCCCAGCTTTGCAGGaattcatctggtatttcatgtttcgatgctctagaGGTATCACGGTAATCcgtcgcatgtgttggattttagttcagtccagttggacaaggatctatcctatgttgaggagccaatggcaatattggataggaatgttagaaagctgaggtcaaagaatattgcatccgtgaacgttcagtggcggggtcagtcggtagaggaggcaacctgggagaccaggcaggatatgcgcagccgttaccctcaccATTTCACTACTTCAaatatgtctctatgctcgttcgaggacgaacgaatgtttaagtgtagaaggatgtgacaacccggtcggtcattttaagaatttatgccccgatgcCCCGATGCCCCGATCCCCCATAGAACAGctgaaacctgcaatttttccAAGTCTAATTctactctgtggcctatccaaatcTCACTCGAGTCCTCGGGACTCCAATCCAAACATGtccaccaacctaaaaacatcatacagacttgctagtccattcaaatcactcaaataacaacaacaactatgaatttagcatcaaaatcatgaaatttcttaagaacaacaaattttccaatttcctcaaataaggtccgattcatatcatttcaagtctgtttcttaccaaattttacagactcgacttaaaccacatataagacatgtaccgggctccagaaccataACACGGGCCCGATAgcatcaaattttaaacacattttatttccaaaatccataaataatttcagaaaataattttctttaaaaattcatttcttaggcttgggacctcggaattcgattccaggcatacacccaagtaaatatttttctacggaccctctggaaccgtcaaatcatgggGCAGGGTCCGTtcacccaaaatgttgaccgaagtcaacttaaattcattttaaagtcaaaattcattatttttcacatattttAACATATTGGCTTTCTCGCTACGcgtccgaactgcgcacgcaaattgaggtgatgcagaaagatgtttttaaggccttggaacacagaatttacttttaaaacaagtgatgatcttttgggtcatcacatagcataatagtagctacacacgaactctcgtcacctagtgcgtatgtagcccccgcatttagtggcAAATTATTTGATaatatcacctatggggacaattccctcttacaaggttagataggagactcgCCTCGCTCCAAGCGTACTTCCAATATCAAGAACGAgctcaaactctcaatttggagccgaacgatccaaaactagataaacgaggtaggaactagtcaatacaagcttaCAAGATCGCATTCTAACGATTTAAGCAATTTcacaaccttaaacacaagtttcctaaaatctgaccccgggcccacgtgcccggattccgaaatttttcgaagaaagttgttctttataacctaaggaccaataatatatgatttctaacgCATTTCATAACAAACTtcatggttaaatctaacttttatcaaaatcctaggttttgctctaactccatgattttaccttaatctttgtgtgttaatctacccaagactcaaGTATTAAGCTAGAAATAAGTAGggtaaacttacctcaagatgctaggtgaaggTCCTCTCTctagagctccaaaatcgcccaatgggTGAGTGAAAAATGGCCAAAATGACTTAGAGCACGTAATAAATGAAGCTCACTACTTCActgatttctgcatctgcggtcctgctACTACGAGAGGATCGTCGGATCTGTGGAATTGGCCAAGTGGGCTAGGACCGCTCCTGTGGACTTGAAGCCAATTCTACGCAGCTGCTTCTGTAGTTTTGGGACTGGcctgccttggccgcatctgtgagagaatgaccgcttctgcggtctcgcacctgcggctgaccaaccgcaggtgcggttatgacagcaacctgAAGCTTCAACTCTTCTtaaattttccaacttcactcgagcctcgtccaatTGACGCTCGGGGATCCCGGGCcctgcccgaacataccgacaaatTTGAAATCATGAAATGGACCCGCTCGAATCTCCGGAACGCCCgtaacaacgctaaatctaagaatcaccccttaAAACCAATttgatcaaacttatgaacttcaagttcttcaattcacttctaacgtgccgaaacgtacttatactactcggattgacaccaaattttgcgggcaagtcttaaatgttatattggacctatACTAGGCTctggaaccaacatacgagcctgatactaatgtgatcaatcattatttagtttttttaaatccttagaatttcagtttaataatttctaataaaaattcattactcgggctagggacctcagaatttgattccgagcatacgcccatgtcccatattttcctatggactgTCCAGGACCGCTAAAATACGAATCTGGGTCCTtttactaaaaatgttgaccaaggtcaaacttagccttttaagaaaatattaaggaatcaaatgagcatatttcaacccaaactcttccaagtcccgaaccaaccatccccgcaagtcgtaaattagttaaagcaagcacgAGAAGTTTcatttaggggaacggggttctaaaaagcaaaacgaccagttgggtcgttacattctccacctcttaaacaaacgttcgtcctcgaacggacatagaaaagtacatgAGGTGCTtaataaatgtggatatctgctctacaCGTCCttctcggactcccaggttgcctcctcgactgtTGGCCCTTCCACTGGACCTTCACCgctgaaatcctcttggatcttaacTGGCTATCCTGCTTATCagtaatggcaactggctcctcctcataactcatactctcatctagctgaatagtactgaagtctaacacatgggacaagtcggcataatacctccgaagcatagacacgtgaaaaactgAATGAACTCCCAATAAGctgggggtaaagcaagctcgtaagcaacctccccaattcacatcaacacctcaaatgggccaataaaccttgggctcagcttgaccttcttcccgaacctcataacacccttcattggcgatactttcaagaggaccttctcacaaaccatgaatgatacatcacgcgccttctgatccacgtaactcttctgtttggactgagctgtgcgaagcctctcctgaatcaactttaccttgtccaaggcatcttgcaccAAATCTTTACCGTATATTTAGCCttaccaggctcaaaccacccaataggAGAACGACaccgccgaccatataaagcctcaaatagagccatctcgatgctggactggtggctgttgttgtaagcaaactctgccaaaggcaagaactgatcccactatcctccaaagtcaatcacacaagCTCTAAGCATGTactccaaaatttgaactgttcGCTCCGATTGATCGTCGatctgaggatggaatgttgtgctaagctctatatgggtccccaactcactctgaatggctctccaaaaatgggaagtgaactgagggccaaTATCTAATACGATGGAAACAGGCACTCCGTGCAACctgactatctcccgaatgtaaatctgaggcAATCTCTCTGAAGTGTAAGTAGTCATAACCGGAATAAAGTGCACCGATttggtcaacctgtcaacaatgacccatactacaTCAAACTTCCACAAAGTCcggggcaacccaactacgaagtccatagtaatgtgctcccacttccattgtggtataggcatctgctgaagtaggccacccggtctctagtgctcatacttaacctgctggcaattcaaacacttagccacatactccattttgtccttcttcatcctccgccaccaataatgttgtctcaagtcatgatacatcttcgtctcactcagatgaatggaataccatgaactgtgtgcctcctctagtatCCTCTCCatcagaccatcaacattaggaacacataagtgaccctggagtcgcaaaacaccatcctcaccAATAGAAAACTCTTTGGCACTACCCTGAAGCATTGTCTCTCTGAGaaccgccaaatgtggatcatcgaactgtcgggccttgatctgccccaataatgaagactgaccAACAACACAcgcaagaactcggctgggctctgaaatatccaacctcacaagtctattagccaaagactgaatgtccaaagctagtggcctctcctctgctggaatgaataccaagctacccatactctctactTTCCTACTTAAGGCAAACGCGACCACATTttccttgcccggatgataaagaatggtgatgtcataatccttcagtaactcaagccatctatgctgcctcaaattgagatccctctgctagaacaaatgctgtaagccgcgatgatcagtataaacctcataTGACACctcatatagataatgcctccatatcttaagagcatgaacaactGCGGCCAACTTCAAATCGtgcacaagataattcttctcatggatctttaGCTTACGTGAAAATATGCAATAACTTGCccttcctgcatcaatacacatcccaatccaacgcctgaagAGTCGCAATATgccgtatacatccctgaaccggaaggcaacacaagaactagtgtcgtagtcaaagctgtctcgAGCtcctgaaagctcgcctcataatCATCATACcaacggaaaggagcacccttctgggtcaatctagtcagaggtgatggaATAGATGAAAAGCCATGCACAAATCATCTGTAATATCCTGCTAACCataggaaactcctgatctcggtcactgaagtaggatgtggccaactctgaactgcctcaatatttttgggatccaccttaataccctctcctgacacaacatgcccaaagaatgccactgactctagccaaaaacgcacacttggagaacttaacatatagcttttgctctcgcaaggtctggagcactactctcaaatgttaCTCGTGCTCCTCCAagctacgtgagtatatcaagatgtcgtcaatgaagacgatgacaaaggaatcaatataaggtttgaacaccctgttcatcaagtccataaatgctgttggggcattagtcaagccaaaggacatcaccagaaactcataatggttATATCTAGTCCGAAATGCAGTCTTCAGAATATCcgagtcccaaatcttcaactgatggtacctgacctcaagtcgatcttagagaacacctaAGCACCCTGAAACTGTTCAAACAAATCGTCGATACGAGGCAatggatatttgttcttgatagtgactttgttcaactggcggt
Proteins encoded in this window:
- the LOC138872688 gene encoding uncharacterized protein, giving the protein MDWLSPYHAVLDCHAKTVTLSMLGLPRLEWKGSTVDMSSRVISFLKACHMVEKGCLAYLDYVWDTTAESPTIDLVPVVRDIADVFPSNLPGMPPDRDIDFFIDLAPGTQPISIPPYRMVPKELKEQLEESLVKGLTQKGAPFRWYDDYEASFQELETALTTTLVLVLPSGSGMYTAYCDSSGVGLGCVLMQEGQVIAYFHRDLNLRQHRWLELLKDYDITILYHPGKENVVAFALSRKVESMGSLVFIPAEERPLALDIQSLANRLVRLDISEPSRVLACVVGQSSLLGQIKARQFDDPHLAVLRETMLQGSAKEFSIGEDGVLRLQGHLCVPNVDGLMERILEEAHSSWLTKSVHFIPVMTTYTSERLPQIYIREIVRLHGVPVSIVLDIGPQFTSHFWRAIQSELGTHIELSTTFHPQIDDQSERTVQILEYMLRACVIDFGG